The following coding sequences are from one Panicum hallii strain FIL2 chromosome 5, PHallii_v3.1, whole genome shotgun sequence window:
- the LOC112895552 gene encoding uncharacterized protein LOC112895552, producing the protein MGTTAKKPPPPPSLPLPPAQFLGRARSRASRVADLGDTGVAAWPSGPPDTPPRRSPVTVPFLWEEAPGKPKAPPQPSDGATGAPAAPAGPVVPSDVGAATSTTTTTLATGAGDRDNGGGNAMAPRPAPLKLPPRLQRVASAKQRDGSLSPRTVLHGSHYYGCAGGGRRPPRRTASGFAAFRRTPSAGVGLFSRSKTTSSAAAAGTKRNKGGGGGGHDHLSTAAPDAPWGSPAASSASSSSSSSLSASCFGDDHGHGGHRRAADGREDGSSEEDECAGGSVRITRFRRNRSLPTMTTSHLWASVRKSFKQITPWS; encoded by the exons ATGGGGACGACGGCcaagaagccgccgccgccgccgtccctcccgctgccgccggcgcagttcCTCGGCCGCGCGCGGTCGCGGGCGAGCCGGGTGGCCGACCTGGGCGACACGGGCGTCGCCGCGTGGCCGTCGGGGCCGCCTGacacgccgccgcgccgctcgcccgtcACCGTGCCGTTCCTCTGGGAGGAGGCGCCCGGAAAGCCCaaggcgccgccgcagccgagCGACGGCGCGACCGGCGCTCCGGCTGCCCCTGCGGGCCCCGTCGTCCCGTCAGACGTCGGCGCCGCTACttctactactactactacccTTGCCACTGGCGCCGGTGATCGCGACAACGGCGGCGGCAATGCCATGGCGCCGCGCCCCGCACCGCTGAAGCTGCCGCCGCGGCTGCAGCGGGTAGCTTCCGCGAAGCAGCGCGACGGCTCGCTCTCGCCCAGGACCGTGCTCCACGGCTCCCACTACTACggctgcgccggcggcggcaggaggccGCCGAGGAGGACCGCTAGCGGCTTCGCTGCGTTCCGGAGGACTCCGAGCGCCGGCGTCGGCCTCTTCTCCCGGAGCAAGACCAcatcgtcggcggcggcggcggggaccaAGAGGaacaaaggcggcggcggcggcggccacgacCATCTCAGCACCGCGGCTCCGGACGCCCCGTGGGGTTCGCCGGCGGCGTCGTCGgcctcgtcctcgtcctcgtcaTCCCTGTCCGCCAGCTGCTTCGGCGACGACCACGGCCACGGAGGCCACCGCCGCGCGGCCGACGGGCGCGAGGACGGTTCGTCGGAGGAGGACGAGTGCGCCGGGGGGTCGGTGCGGATCACCAGGTTCAGACGGAACCGGAGCCTCCCCACCATGACCACGTCTCACCTCTGG GCAAGTGTCCGCAAGAGCTTCAAGCAGATCACTCCATGGAGCTAG